cactTTTGTGATTGTTACAAAACCCTCTTAGtgattctattttattaaatgatgcaGAATGAAGTTGATTGTGCTTATTTTCTAAGAACCGGACACTGTAAATTTGGCGCCACTTGTAAATTCAACCATCCCCAGCCTCAACCAACAACCAGCCTCATGGTTCCTACTTCAGGCCAACAACAGTCTTACCCTTGGTCAAGAGCCTCTTTTATCGCCAGCCCTCGGTGGCAAGATCCCTCCGGCTTCACCCCATTAATGATGCCTCAAGGAGTTGTATGGAACCCATACAGCGTAAGTTGTGTCCAAAAACAACACTCCTCATCTGATTCTTTTGATTTCAAACTGAACTTTTTTCATTTCCTTAGGGTCAGCTCGGCTCAGTTTCTCCTTCAGGTACTGGAAATGAACACAACAACTACAGAAACATGCAGCAAAACGAGTCAGGCTCCTCTGTTCAGCCTAGTGAGAATGTTTTCCCGGAGAGACCGGGACAACCTGAATGCCAGTTCTACATGAAGACAGGAGACTGCAAGTTTGGCACAGTTTGCAAGTTTCATCATCCTAGAGATAGACAACCTCCTTCTCCTGATTGTCTCTTGAGTCCCATTGGCCTCCCTTTACGCCCTGTAAGCTGCTCAACAAAATGCATGTTCAATTGAATTTGGTTGGTTCTAAtagcttttttgttttgttttggataTAGGGAGAACCGGTGTGTGTGTTCTATAGTCGCTATGGAATCTGCAAGTTTGGTCCAAGCTGTAAATTTAATCACCCAATGGAAG
The Brassica napus cultivar Da-Ae chromosome A1, Da-Ae, whole genome shotgun sequence DNA segment above includes these coding regions:
- the LOC106423845 gene encoding zinc finger CCCH domain-containing protein 33-like → MDFNAGVPMSSLSPLMINQEAMWQMNLSSDETMETGSYPERPEEPDCSYYIRTGLCRFGSTCRFNHPRDRELVIATARMRGEYPERIGQPECEYYLKTGTCKFGVTCKFHHPRNKAGIAGRVSLNMLGYPLRSNEVDCAYFLRTGHCKFGATCKFNHPQPQPTTSLMVPTSGQQQSYPWSRASFIASPRWQDPSGFTPLMMPQGVVWNPYSGQLGSVSPSGTGNEHNNYRNMQQNESGSSVQPSENVFPERPGQPECQFYMKTGDCKFGTVCKFHHPRDRQPPSPDCLLSPIGLPLRPGEPVCVFYSRYGICKFGPSCKFNHPMEVFAYDNTASETDEVVETSRGDSRRVSVSETRQAATASGKDTPIDTQQQ